A genome region from Flavobacterium sp. CFS9 includes the following:
- the rsmH gene encoding 16S rRNA (cytosine(1402)-N(4))-methyltransferase RsmH, with the protein MTTTMEYHNPVLLHPTVDGLNIKPDGIYVDVTFGGGGHSKEILRRLGPNGKLFAFDQDEDALANALPDERFTLINENFRFIKRFLRFHGVKGVDGILADLGVSSHQFDVPERGFSTRFDAGLDMRMSQKNDLNAYRVVNEYEEQDLRRVFFDYGELKNAPVLARTIVEARQGYPIKTTDELKEVLKKYLPEKVRNKILAQIYQAIRIEVNQEMDVLKEFIEQSLEVLKPGGRFSVISYHSLEDRLVKRFIKNGMFEGEPERDFYGNFSVPFKTIGKLIVPDEAEIKINNRARSAKLRIAEKI; encoded by the coding sequence ATGACGACGACAATGGAATATCATAATCCGGTTTTGCTTCATCCTACAGTTGATGGTTTAAATATTAAACCTGACGGTATTTATGTGGATGTTACGTTTGGCGGTGGAGGGCATTCAAAAGAAATTTTGAGACGATTAGGGCCAAACGGAAAATTATTTGCTTTTGATCAGGACGAAGATGCGCTGGCAAATGCACTACCGGATGAACGGTTTACCTTAATTAATGAGAATTTCAGATTCATAAAAAGGTTTTTGCGTTTTCATGGTGTTAAAGGAGTAGATGGAATTTTGGCTGACCTGGGGGTTTCATCACATCAGTTTGACGTTCCGGAGAGAGGTTTCTCAACAAGATTTGATGCCGGACTGGATATGCGGATGAGTCAGAAAAATGATTTAAATGCTTATCGGGTGGTTAACGAATATGAAGAACAGGATTTACGTCGTGTTTTTTTTGATTATGGGGAGTTGAAGAATGCACCGGTTTTGGCAAGAACAATTGTAGAAGCAAGACAAGGCTATCCAATCAAAACAACAGATGAACTGAAAGAAGTTCTGAAGAAATACCTGCCGGAAAAAGTTCGAAACAAAATATTGGCTCAGATTTATCAGGCGATTCGAATCGAAGTGAATCAGGAAATGGATGTTTTAAAAGAGTTTATTGAACAGTCTCTGGAAGTTTTAAAACCAGGCGGAAGATTTTCGGTAATCTCTTATCATTCTTTAGAAGACAGATTAGTGAAAAGATTCATCAAAAACGGAATGTTTGAAGGAGAACCTGAAAGAGATTTTTACGGAAATTTTTCAGTTCCGTTTAAAACAATAGGGAAACTGATTGTGCCGGATGAGGCTGAGATTAAAATCAACAACAGAGCAAGAAGTGCTAAATTAAGAATTGCGGAGAAGATATAG
- a CDS encoding FtsW/RodA/SpoVE family cell cycle protein translates to MKELVNKLKGDRVIWSFVALLALFSFMPVFSASSNLAYIGHGTGNTLGYLVKHLAHVCIGFLIIYWVHRVPYHYFRAISKIALPIVWFLLLYTLLKGTVIAGANASRWIQVPFIGITFQTSTLAASILFIFVARYLSKTKEENEPFQVSLIQLWLPVFITLALILPANFSTTALIFAMVIMLTFIGRYPLKYIGFIIGSGIAMFAFFLLVAKAFPDSRFFSRVSTWGSRIENFTTDKPDEDDYQIEKAKIAIASGRLGGVGPGKSVQKNFLPQSSSDFIYAIIVEEYGLVGGVAILILYLLLLFRFVIASHKANTLFGKLVVVGLGFPMIFQAMINMAVAVELLPVTGQTLPLISSGGSSIWMTCFSLGIIISVTKKEEEIAEEQEEKERRREALQRLIDKELAEEDLPADEKIYEEEGMYSIQDNSRNPMNAVLNK, encoded by the coding sequence ATGAAAGAGCTGGTGAACAAATTAAAAGGAGACAGAGTAATATGGTCATTCGTGGCTTTATTGGCGTTGTTTTCATTTATGCCTGTTTTTAGTGCGAGTAGTAATCTGGCGTATATAGGTCACGGAACCGGAAATACATTAGGGTATTTAGTGAAGCATCTGGCTCACGTTTGTATTGGTTTTTTAATTATTTACTGGGTACATCGCGTGCCGTATCACTATTTCAGGGCGATTTCGAAAATTGCACTGCCTATTGTGTGGTTTTTGCTGCTTTATACCTTGTTGAAGGGAACTGTTATTGCAGGTGCAAATGCGAGTCGTTGGATTCAGGTTCCTTTTATCGGAATCACGTTTCAAACGTCGACTCTGGCGGCCAGTATATTATTCATATTTGTGGCGCGTTATCTGTCGAAAACCAAAGAAGAAAATGAGCCTTTTCAGGTATCGCTGATACAGCTTTGGCTGCCTGTTTTTATAACACTGGCACTTATTTTACCGGCGAACTTTTCAACTACAGCGTTGATTTTTGCGATGGTAATTATGTTGACGTTTATTGGCAGGTATCCGTTAAAATATATTGGTTTCATTATCGGTTCAGGAATTGCCATGTTTGCGTTCTTCCTTTTGGTAGCAAAAGCATTCCCGGATTCCAGATTCTTTAGCAGGGTTAGTACCTGGGGAAGCCGTATAGAGAACTTTACTACTGATAAACCGGATGAAGATGATTATCAGATTGAGAAAGCAAAAATTGCAATCGCTTCAGGGAGATTAGGGGGAGTAGGTCCGGGGAAAAGTGTTCAGAAGAACTTTTTGCCACAGTCTTCTTCCGATTTTATTTATGCGATTATTGTAGAGGAATATGGTTTAGTAGGAGGGGTAGCAATATTGATTTTGTACTTATTGTTGTTGTTCCGATTTGTGATCGCCTCACACAAGGCCAATACGTTATTTGGAAAGCTCGTCGTCGTCGGACTCGGGTTTCCGATGATCTTCCAGGCGATGATCAATATGGCTGTTGCAGTCGAATTATTGCCGGTAACAGGACAGACCCTTCCGTTGATTAGTAGTGGAGGTAGTTCGATTTGGATGACCTGTTTCTCCCTTGGAATTATCATTAGTGTGACGAAAAAAGAAGAAGAAATTGCTGAAGAACAGGAGGAAAAAGAAAGACGAAGAGAAGCTCTTCAAAGATTAATTGATAAAGAATTAGCAGAAGAAGATCTGCCTGCTGATGAAAAGATATACGAAGAAGAGGGAATGTACTCGATTCAGGATAATTCCAGAAATCCGATGAATGCGGTTTTAAATAAGTAA
- a CDS encoding FtsL-like putative cell division protein, whose product MKSGVFDILKARFLIHDDAIKNWRFIVFIILLAILMIANTQRYEQKVFEIAKLNNEVKELRSEFVDRRSELMKLKMESTISDKMLEKKIFPSTVPPIKIEVKKEEEKSFFKRIWQ is encoded by the coding sequence ATGAAAAGTGGTGTATTTGATATATTAAAAGCGAGGTTTCTGATTCATGATGATGCTATAAAAAACTGGCGTTTCATTGTTTTTATCATTCTGCTTGCCATTTTGATGATCGCCAATACACAGCGTTACGAACAGAAGGTATTTGAAATCGCAAAACTGAACAACGAAGTAAAAGAATTGCGATCTGAGTTTGTAGACCGCCGTTCAGAGTTAATGAAGTTAAAAATGGAATCCACGATATCGGATAAAATGCTGGAGAAGAAAATTTTTCCATCCACAGTTCCTCCGATTAAAATAGAAGTAAAAAAAGAAGAAGAAAAAAGTTTCTTTAAAAGAATATGGCAGTAG
- a CDS encoding UDP-N-acetylmuramoyl-L-alanyl-D-glutamate--2,6-diaminopimelate ligase, which yields MKILKDILYKVAIESVTGSTEIDIHKIDFDSRKIEANDVFVAIRGSLSDGHDYIEKAIQLGAIAIICDTLPENIEKGITYIKVKDTNTALAFMAANYFGNPSEKLKLVGVTGTNGKTTIASLLFQLFQKAGFKVGLLSTVKIRIDETEFPATHTTPDSITINHYLNEMIEAGVTHCFMEVSSHGIHQKRTEALHFVGGIFTNLSHDHLDYHPTFAEYRDVKKSFFDSLPKTAFVLSNIDDKNGAVMLQNTVARKFTYALKTYADFKAQILESQLSGLLLKVNDNEVWVKLIGTFNAYNVLAIYGTAVQLGMDSLEALRLLSDLESVSGRFQYIVSEGNITAIVDYAHTPDALDNVLKTINDIRTKNEQLLTVVGCGGNRDKTKRPIMAKIATDLSDKAILTSDNPRNEDPEVILDEMEKGVEAHNYKKILRISDRKQAIKTACQLAQPNDIILIAGKGHETYQEINGVRHHFDDMETVKEILEQLEK from the coding sequence GTGAAAATACTGAAAGACATATTATACAAAGTAGCGATTGAATCTGTAACAGGTTCAACAGAAATCGATATACATAAAATTGATTTTGATTCAAGAAAAATTGAGGCAAATGATGTTTTTGTGGCTATTCGCGGATCACTTTCAGATGGTCATGATTATATTGAAAAAGCAATCCAATTAGGGGCAATTGCAATTATTTGCGATACGTTACCTGAAAATATTGAAAAAGGAATAACCTACATAAAAGTAAAAGATACTAATACAGCTCTGGCTTTTATGGCGGCTAATTATTTCGGAAATCCATCCGAAAAGTTAAAGTTGGTGGGAGTTACCGGTACAAACGGAAAAACAACCATTGCATCATTATTGTTTCAGTTGTTTCAAAAAGCAGGTTTTAAAGTTGGCTTATTGTCGACCGTAAAAATTAGGATCGATGAAACTGAATTTCCTGCAACACACACCACTCCGGATTCGATTACAATCAATCATTATCTGAATGAAATGATCGAAGCGGGTGTTACGCATTGTTTTATGGAAGTGAGTTCGCATGGAATTCACCAAAAACGAACAGAAGCACTGCATTTTGTTGGAGGGATTTTCACGAATTTATCACACGATCATTTAGATTATCACCCAACTTTTGCGGAATACAGAGATGTGAAAAAATCGTTTTTCGATTCTTTACCGAAAACAGCCTTCGTTTTATCCAACATCGATGATAAAAACGGAGCGGTAATGCTTCAAAATACAGTAGCCAGAAAGTTTACTTACGCTTTAAAAACGTATGCCGACTTTAAAGCGCAGATTTTGGAGAGTCAGTTATCAGGTTTATTATTGAAAGTTAACGACAATGAAGTTTGGGTAAAATTAATCGGAACGTTTAATGCTTATAACGTTTTGGCAATTTATGGAACAGCCGTGCAGTTAGGAATGGATAGTCTTGAAGCGTTACGCTTACTGTCTGATTTAGAAAGTGTTTCGGGACGTTTTCAGTACATTGTTTCAGAAGGAAACATTACAGCAATCGTTGATTATGCACATACTCCGGATGCCTTAGACAATGTTTTAAAAACCATTAATGATATCCGTACCAAAAATGAACAGTTGTTAACAGTTGTAGGTTGTGGAGGAAACAGAGATAAAACCAAAAGGCCTATAATGGCAAAAATCGCTACAGATTTGAGCGATAAAGCAATTTTAACGTCAGATAATCCAAGAAATGAAGATCCTGAAGTGATTTTAGATGAAATGGAGAAAGGCGTTGAAGCTCACAATTATAAAAAGATATTAAGAATTTCAGATAGAAAACAAGCAATTAAAACGGCTTGTCAATTGGCTCAGCCCAATGATATCATACTAATTGCAGGAAAAGGACATGAAACGTATCAGGAGATAAACGGGGTACGTCATCATTTTGATGATATGGAAACGGTAAAGGAAATTTTAGAACAACTAGAAAAATAA
- the murG gene encoding undecaprenyldiphospho-muramoylpentapeptide beta-N-acetylglucosaminyltransferase encodes MAKYKFILSGGGTGGHIYPAIAIANELKLQFPDAEFLFVGAKDKMEMQKVPQAGYEIKGLWIAGLQRKLTLQNLMFPLKLAKSLLESRRIIKQFKPNVVIGTGGFASGPLLKAAGSAGIPTVIQEQNSFPGITNKLLSKKANAICVAYDNLERFFPKEKIVLTGNPVRQDLIDIDSKHDEAVAFYGLDPNKKILLVLGGSLGARRINQLIEKELPNFLSQDVQIIWQCGKLYFEEYKKYNQQNVKVVDFIERMDFVYAAANVIISRAGASSVSELCIVGKPVIFIPSPNVAEDHQTKNAQAIVDAKGAILLKESELDNEFSIVFEALLKDDGKQKQLSTNIKKLAKPKATQDIVAEIVKLI; translated from the coding sequence ATGGCAAAATATAAATTCATATTAAGTGGTGGCGGTACAGGAGGGCATATCTATCCTGCAATTGCTATTGCAAATGAATTAAAATTACAATTTCCTGACGCTGAGTTTCTTTTCGTAGGTGCCAAAGATAAAATGGAGATGCAGAAAGTGCCTCAGGCGGGTTATGAAATCAAAGGACTTTGGATTGCGGGATTGCAAAGAAAACTTACACTGCAAAATTTAATGTTTCCATTAAAATTGGCAAAAAGTTTGCTGGAGTCACGACGAATCATAAAACAGTTCAAGCCGAATGTGGTAATTGGTACCGGAGGTTTTGCAAGTGGGCCATTATTAAAGGCGGCAGGTTCGGCCGGAATTCCAACAGTCATTCAGGAGCAGAATTCGTTTCCGGGAATTACAAATAAATTGCTAAGCAAAAAAGCCAATGCAATTTGTGTAGCTTATGATAATTTGGAGCGTTTTTTTCCAAAAGAGAAAATTGTTTTAACCGGAAATCCGGTTCGCCAGGATCTCATTGATATTGACAGCAAACATGACGAAGCGGTTGCTTTTTATGGATTAGATCCGAATAAAAAAATATTGCTGGTTTTAGGAGGGAGTTTAGGAGCGAGAAGAATCAATCAGTTAATCGAAAAAGAATTGCCCAATTTTCTTTCGCAGGACGTTCAGATAATTTGGCAATGCGGAAAGTTGTATTTTGAAGAATATAAAAAATACAATCAGCAAAATGTTAAGGTGGTTGATTTTATTGAAAGAATGGATTTTGTATATGCTGCTGCTAATGTAATTATTTCACGTGCCGGAGCCTCATCGGTTTCCGAATTGTGTATCGTAGGGAAACCGGTTATATTTATTCCGTCGCCTAATGTTGCCGAAGATCATCAGACAAAAAATGCACAGGCGATTGTAGATGCAAAAGGAGCTATTTTACTGAAAGAGTCAGAACTGGATAATGAATTTAGTATTGTTTTTGAAGCCTTACTTAAAGATGATGGGAAGCAGAAGCAATTAAGTACGAATATTAAAAAACTGGCAAAACCAAAAGCAACACAAGATATCGTAGCTGAGATTGTGAAGCTGATTTAG
- a CDS encoding penicillin-binding protein — protein MAVEDKHISYRIYLVAVFIFVMAIAIVVKLTNIQWVEGDYYRKLAKQRTVRNFVIPANKGNIYSADGSLLATSIPNYEIRFDAKAPKTETFEKYVKALSDSLATVLDRPGGYYEQELRKARANKNRYYLIARNLSYTEYVKIKGFPLFSLGAFKGGIIVEQETVRKHPIGKIAERTIGYDRIDPATGIEVGKGIEWAFKSYLNGKDGKILKQKIAKGQWKPIRDLNEVDPIDGYDVISTIDVFIQDIAHHALLKQLEDYEADHGCVVVMETETGHVKAISNLGRSEDGSYYETTNYAIAESHEPGSTFKLVDLMAILEDKVADTSTVYDSKGGEIRYYGRAVRDSHRGGYGKISLARGFELSSNTVMVQAVYESYKSNPSKFVDHIKSFGLHRTLGLHFKGEGRAIIPRPGDKNWSGVSLPWMAFGYGVSVTPMQTLALYNAVANNGVMVKPQFVSEIKEWNKTIKKFDVEVINPKVCSQETIDKVRAVLLNVVKKGTGSKLYSKDFSMAGKTGTAQVNYGGKEGKSGLYYASSFVGYFPADHPKYSCIVVVHKPNTSRNNYYGADVAGPVFKRIAQKIFTDAPSTNRIKRLDSRIPKQENSFNKYTAEANKKLNQIPDLKGMPGMDAVALLENLDLKVKVIGVGKVKKQSIQAGQNIIKKSTIVLELS, from the coding sequence ATGGCAGTAGAAGATAAACATATATCCTACAGAATTTACCTCGTAGCAGTTTTCATCTTTGTGATGGCAATTGCTATTGTTGTTAAGTTAACCAATATTCAGTGGGTTGAAGGTGATTATTACAGAAAACTGGCGAAGCAGCGTACCGTTAGAAATTTTGTAATTCCGGCTAACAAAGGGAATATTTATTCGGCTGACGGAAGTTTACTGGCTACGTCTATTCCGAATTATGAAATTCGTTTCGATGCGAAAGCGCCAAAAACGGAGACTTTTGAAAAATATGTAAAAGCATTATCCGATTCATTGGCTACCGTTTTAGACAGACCGGGAGGTTATTACGAGCAGGAATTAAGAAAAGCCAGAGCTAATAAAAATCGTTATTATCTGATTGCCCGCAATTTGAGTTATACCGAATATGTGAAAATTAAAGGATTCCCTTTGTTCAGTTTAGGAGCTTTTAAAGGAGGGATAATTGTGGAGCAGGAAACCGTTAGAAAACATCCGATCGGTAAAATCGCAGAAAGAACAATTGGATACGATCGTATTGACCCTGCAACCGGAATCGAAGTGGGTAAAGGAATCGAATGGGCTTTTAAAAGTTATCTGAACGGAAAAGACGGAAAAATTTTAAAGCAGAAAATTGCAAAAGGACAATGGAAACCTATCCGCGATTTAAATGAAGTAGATCCGATAGATGGATACGATGTGATTTCGACGATTGATGTTTTCATTCAGGACATTGCACATCATGCTTTATTAAAGCAATTGGAAGATTACGAAGCCGATCATGGTTGTGTAGTGGTGATGGAGACGGAAACTGGTCACGTAAAAGCGATTTCAAATTTGGGAAGATCAGAAGACGGATCTTATTATGAAACCACCAATTACGCTATAGCCGAGTCTCATGAGCCGGGATCGACTTTCAAATTGGTAGATTTAATGGCGATTTTAGAAGATAAAGTGGCAGATACCAGTACAGTTTATGACAGTAAAGGCGGAGAGATCAGATATTACGGAAGAGCCGTTCGCGATTCGCACAGAGGAGGGTATGGTAAAATTTCGTTAGCGCGTGGTTTTGAGCTTTCATCCAATACAGTGATGGTTCAGGCAGTTTATGAAAGTTACAAAAGCAATCCGTCAAAATTTGTGGATCATATTAAGAGTTTTGGGTTGCACAGAACATTAGGATTACACTTTAAGGGTGAAGGAAGAGCTATTATTCCGCGTCCTGGAGATAAAAACTGGTCAGGAGTTTCGCTTCCGTGGATGGCTTTTGGTTACGGAGTTTCGGTAACACCAATGCAGACACTGGCATTGTACAATGCGGTTGCAAATAATGGAGTGATGGTTAAACCACAGTTTGTTTCGGAAATAAAAGAGTGGAACAAGACCATTAAGAAATTTGATGTAGAAGTGATCAATCCGAAAGTATGTTCACAGGAAACCATCGATAAGGTGAGAGCAGTATTACTTAATGTGGTTAAAAAAGGAACGGGTTCTAAGCTGTATTCGAAAGATTTTTCGATGGCAGGAAAAACAGGAACAGCACAGGTTAATTATGGAGGGAAAGAAGGAAAGTCAGGCTTGTATTACGCCTCTTCTTTTGTGGGATATTTTCCTGCCGATCATCCTAAATATTCTTGTATAGTAGTAGTGCATAAGCCCAATACGTCAAGAAACAATTATTACGGAGCAGATGTTGCCGGACCGGTTTTTAAAAGAATCGCTCAAAAGATATTTACAGATGCGCCGTCAACGAATAGGATAAAAAGACTGGATTCAAGAATTCCAAAACAGGAAAATAGTTTTAATAAGTACACAGCAGAAGCTAATAAAAAATTAAATCAGATTCCGGATTTAAAAGGAATGCCGGGAATGGATGCCGTTGCTTTATTAGAGAATCTGGATTTGAAAGTAAAAGTAATTGGAGTTGGAAAAGTGAAAAAACAATCCATTCAGGCAGGACAAAACATTATTAAGAAATCAACAATAGTATTAGAATTATCGTGA
- the mraY gene encoding phospho-N-acetylmuramoyl-pentapeptide-transferase — MLYYLFEYLDKTLDVPGTGVFQYITFRSALAFMLSLLLSTIYGKRIINFLRNQQVGETVRELGLAGQNEKAGTPTMGGLIIIFATLVPVLLFARLHNIYIVLLIVTTLWMGSIGFVDDYIKIFKKDKQGLKGIFKVIGQVGLGIIVGSVLYFNPAVTVRTDTGRTDVFKTATNNSTIVLPAPVEEKSTATTIPFVKNNEFDYAEVLAWTGEGYEKWAWLIFIPVVIFIITAVSNGANLTDGIDGLAAGTSAVSVLALGIFTFVSGNIIFSNYLNIMYIPNSGEMTVFISAFVGALIGFLWYNSFPASVFMGDTGSLTIGGIIAVLAIAVRKEILIVLFCGIFLAESASVIIQVTYFKYTKKRFGEGRRIFLMSPLHHHYQKKGYHESKIVTRFWIVAVMLAILSIVTLKLR, encoded by the coding sequence ATGCTATACTATTTATTTGAATATTTAGACAAAACATTAGATGTACCGGGAACGGGAGTTTTTCAGTACATCACTTTCAGATCGGCTTTAGCATTCATGCTTTCGTTGCTTTTGTCAACGATTTACGGAAAAAGAATTATAAACTTTTTACGTAATCAGCAAGTGGGTGAAACGGTTCGTGAGTTAGGTCTTGCAGGTCAGAATGAAAAAGCAGGAACTCCAACAATGGGAGGACTGATTATCATTTTTGCGACCCTTGTACCGGTTTTGTTATTCGCTCGTTTGCATAACATCTATATCGTATTGCTTATTGTAACGACGCTTTGGATGGGTAGTATTGGTTTTGTGGACGATTATATCAAAATATTCAAAAAAGACAAACAAGGACTTAAAGGAATTTTTAAAGTGATTGGACAAGTTGGTCTTGGAATCATTGTGGGATCAGTTCTGTATTTTAATCCGGCGGTAACGGTTCGAACTGATACGGGCAGAACGGATGTTTTTAAAACAGCAACAAACAATTCAACTATAGTTTTACCGGCACCGGTAGAAGAAAAATCTACTGCAACGACAATTCCTTTTGTGAAAAATAATGAATTTGACTATGCCGAAGTTTTGGCATGGACTGGTGAAGGATATGAAAAATGGGCTTGGTTGATTTTTATTCCCGTGGTTATTTTTATCATCACGGCTGTTTCTAATGGAGCGAATTTAACGGATGGTATTGACGGACTCGCGGCCGGAACTTCGGCGGTTTCTGTACTCGCTCTCGGAATATTTACATTCGTTTCCGGGAATATTATTTTTTCCAACTATCTGAATATAATGTATATCCCCAATTCGGGAGAAATGACTGTGTTTATATCCGCATTTGTGGGAGCTTTAATTGGATTTTTATGGTACAATTCATTTCCGGCATCTGTGTTTATGGGAGATACAGGAAGTTTGACTATTGGTGGAATTATTGCCGTTTTAGCGATTGCCGTTCGTAAAGAAATACTGATTGTTTTATTCTGCGGAATTTTCCTTGCTGAAAGTGCTTCCGTAATTATTCAGGTTACCTATTTTAAATATACGAAAAAACGTTTCGGAGAAGGACGAAGAATTTTCCTGATGTCACCGCTGCATCATCATTATCAGAAAAAGGGATATCATGAAAGTAAGATTGTGACCCGTTTCTGGATTGTTGCCGTAATGTTAGCCATATTGTCAATCGTTACTTTAAAACTAAGATAA
- the murD gene encoding UDP-N-acetylmuramoyl-L-alanine--D-glutamate ligase yields MRLVVLGGGESGVGTAILGKKKGYDVFVSDFGKIKESYKEVLIINKIPWEEEQHTEDLILNADVVMKSPGIPDKSPIVKKLVAAGVKVISEIEFAKPFTEALTIGITGSNGKTTTTMLTHYLLKSAGLNVGLGGNIGKSFAWQVAENKYDAYVLELSSFQLDGIIDYRPDIAIITNISPDHLDRYEYKYENYINSKFRITMNQTESDYLIYDADDEASTVWLKNNKTKAKLIPFSLTKAFEEGASINNNKMEIKINQEEFTMDTEHIALEGKHNMKNAMAASSVAKLMQIRNATIRESLSNFQGVEHRLEKVLKIQNVQYINDSKATNVNATFFALDSMNVPTVWIVGGVDKGNDYNELMSLVREKVKAIICLGIDNHKIISAFGNVVDIMVEVNNMNDAVKTAQRLSEKGDAVLLSPACASFDLFESYEDRGRQFKQAVHNL; encoded by the coding sequence ATGAGATTAGTTGTTCTTGGCGGAGGAGAAAGCGGTGTAGGTACTGCTATTCTTGGAAAGAAAAAAGGATACGATGTTTTTGTATCAGATTTTGGAAAGATAAAAGAGAGTTACAAGGAAGTTCTTATCATTAATAAAATTCCCTGGGAAGAGGAGCAGCATACCGAAGATCTGATTTTAAATGCTGATGTGGTCATGAAGAGTCCGGGGATTCCTGATAAGTCACCAATCGTAAAGAAGTTGGTAGCAGCAGGAGTAAAAGTGATTTCGGAAATAGAATTTGCAAAACCTTTTACAGAAGCGTTGACTATTGGAATTACAGGTAGTAACGGAAAAACGACTACCACTATGCTGACACATTATTTATTAAAATCAGCAGGCTTGAATGTAGGTTTGGGAGGGAATATAGGAAAGAGTTTTGCCTGGCAGGTAGCCGAGAATAAATACGATGCATACGTTCTTGAATTAAGCAGTTTTCAGTTAGACGGAATAATAGATTACAGACCGGATATTGCAATTATAACCAATATTAGTCCTGATCATCTCGACAGATATGAATATAAATATGAAAATTATATCAATTCGAAATTCCGAATAACGATGAACCAGACCGAAAGCGATTATCTCATTTACGATGCAGATGATGAAGCAAGTACAGTATGGTTAAAAAACAACAAAACAAAAGCAAAATTAATTCCTTTCTCATTGACGAAAGCATTTGAAGAAGGAGCTTCTATAAATAACAACAAAATGGAAATAAAGATCAACCAAGAAGAGTTTACAATGGACACAGAACACATTGCGTTAGAAGGAAAACATAACATGAAAAACGCAATGGCAGCAAGCTCCGTAGCGAAATTGATGCAAATTAGAAATGCAACAATCCGCGAAAGTTTATCTAATTTTCAGGGTGTTGAACACCGTTTAGAAAAAGTACTTAAAATTCAGAATGTACAATATATCAACGATTCAAAAGCAACAAATGTTAATGCGACTTTCTTTGCTTTAGACAGTATGAATGTTCCAACCGTATGGATTGTTGGTGGAGTAGATAAAGGAAACGATTACAACGAACTGATGTCATTAGTTCGCGAAAAAGTAAAAGCGATCATTTGTCTTGGAATTGACAATCATAAAATTATCAGTGCCTTCGGAAATGTGGTTGACATTATGGTCGAAGTAAATAACATGAACGATGCTGTAAAAACAGCACAGCGTTTAAGTGAAAAAGGGGATGCTGTTTTATTGTCTCCGGCCTGCGCAAGTTTCGATTTATTTGAAAGCTACGAAGACAGAGGAAGACAGTTTAAGCAAGCGGTACACAACTTGTAG